In Humulus lupulus chromosome 6, drHumLupu1.1, whole genome shotgun sequence, a single genomic region encodes these proteins:
- the LOC133785187 gene encoding probable ADP-ribosylation factor GTPase-activating protein AGD11 — MEHKVYAKFKKCELWLSQVAFLGHIVKKDGIKVDSIKIEVVRDWPKSKTASELGFQYQPPSSSSSSNNNGDSDPETSDLSHGAAEKEKKEEVSGASIHQELARLELKENEEEPILKLDLGQIMEEQLGLLKVVVVQGRKLVIWDFKSTDPYVVVKLGNQTAKTKVINSCLNPVWNEELTFSLKEPNGVLNFPF, encoded by the exons ATGGAGCATAAGgtgtatgcaaagttcaaaaagtGTGAATTGTGGCTTTCTCAAGTAGCGTTTCTAGGGCATATTGTAAAAAAGGATGGCATTAAGGTGGATTCAATAAAGATTGAAGTTGTAAGAGACTGGCCGAAATCCAAGACTGCTTCTGAA TTAGGGTTTCAGTATCAGCCAccgtcttcctcttcttcttctaataACAATGGTGATTCTGATCCTGAAACTTCTGATCTCAGTCATGGGGCGGCCGAGAAGGAGAAGAAAGAGGAGGTAAGTGGAGCTTCTATTCATCAGGAGCTTGCgaggttggaattgaaggagaacGAGGAAGAGCCGATTCTGAAACTGGATTTGGGG CAAATTATGGAGGAACAATTGGGGCTGCTAAAAGTTGTTGTTGTGCAAGGGAGAAAACTGGTCATCTGGGATTTCAAGAGTACTGATCCTTACGTTGTAGTCAAATTAGGCAATCAG ACAGCAAAAACAAAGGTCATAAATAGTTGCCTTAATCCAGTCTGGAATGAAGAACTAACTTTCTCCCTCAAAGAACCTAATGGAGTTTTGAATTTT CCATTCTGA